From one Rhodamnia argentea isolate NSW1041297 chromosome 1, ASM2092103v1, whole genome shotgun sequence genomic stretch:
- the LOC115743944 gene encoding ankyrin-1-like isoform X1, which produces MPFQDSVKPTFSLSSVKVSTMASSSSTPLTVSPKVLAFLTAVGAGNLGLLKKLASQLDDGRGMARTIADIKDDKGRGALHFAATAGNIELCKYLLEELKLDVNLKDVEGITPLHHAAGSEHIETAKYLIDRGADPAIPNDNGLTILHYSAGSGNIKLMNFLLSKGVNIECQSSSCSPLIFSAVCGQQDAVKVLLEHHVNPNAQTVDGLTPLFASVNNGSLECLELLIQWGAKVNVTLPEGETPLHVAASKGKLDIINCLLEAGADPNVRDEDEMTPIQVAARRGYRPAVEILFPKTSKIETIPWSVDGIMVQAAEHGDMQLSREAKQKAAEAKSRGDDAFQRKDYQAAVDAYTQVIDFDPNDATLLTNRSLCCIHLGQAEHALVDAEACREPRPDRPKACYREGAALRILQRFDEAAKSFYEGVKLDPGNEELANAFREAVEAGRKLMLESEGHCLR; this is translated from the exons TGTCCCCGAAAGTCCTGGCTTTTCTGACTGCTGTTGGGGCCGGAAATCTTGGCTTACTCAAGA AGTTGGCTTCGCAACTCGATGATGGGAGAGGGATGGCAAGAACTATTGCGGATATTAAGGATGATAAGGGACGTGGGGCGCTTCATTTTGCCGCAACAGCTGGCAATATCGAACTATGCAAGTACTTGTTGGAGGAGTTGAAGCTTGATGTGAACCTGAAAGATGTCGAGG gTATCACTCCACTTCATCATGCTGCTGGATCGGAGCACATTGAAACAGCAAAGTATCTAATAGATCGAGGTGCCGATCCTGCTATACCTAATGATAATGGTCTGACAATCTTGCATTACTCTGCTGGGTCAG GGAACATCAAATTGATGAACTTTCTACTTTCTAAAGGGGTCAACATTGAGTGTCAAAGCTCTTCTTGCAGCCCTTTAATTTTTTCTGCCGTCTGTGGTCAGCAAGATGCTGTAAAAGTTCTCTTAGAACATCATGTTAAT CCAAATGCACAAACTGTTGATGGTTTAACTCCGCTCTTTGCATCTGTCAATAACGGTTCGCTTGAATGCTTAGAGCTGTTGATTCAG TGGGGTGCCAAGGTGAATGTCACTTTGCCTGAAGGAGAAACACCTCTGCACGTTGCTGCTTCCAAGGGGAAACTCGACATCATAAATTGCTTACTAGAAGCAGGAGCTGATCCCAATGTCAGGGACGAG GATGAGATGACACCCATACAAGTTGCAGCACGAAGAGGCTATCGTCCAGCGGTTGAGATTCTTTTTCCAAAGacttcaaaaattgaaactaTTCCATGGAGTGTGGATGGAATCATGGTGCAG GCG GCCGAACATGGTGATATGCAG TTAAGTCGAGAAGCAAAACAGAAAGCTGCAGAAGCAAAATCAAGGGGAGATGATGCTTTTCAAAGAAAGGACTATCAAGCAGCTGTAGACGCTTACACACAA GTGATAGACTTTGATCCAAATGATGCGACTTTGCTTACCAACCGAAGTCTTTGCTGTATTCACTTGGGACAAGCTGAACACGCTCTAGTTGATGCAGAGGCCTGTAGGGAACCTAGACCAGATCGGCCCAAAGCTTGCTACAGGGAAGGTGCAGCATTGCGTATTTTGCAG AGATTTGACGAAGCAGCCAAATCTTTCTACGAGGGAGTCAAGCTTGACCCTGGAAATGAGGAGCTTGCAAACGCTTTCAG AGAAGCCGTGGAAGCTGGAAGGAAGTTGATGCTCGAGTCGGAGGGACATTGCTTGCGATAG
- the LOC115743862 gene encoding ankyrin-1-like, whose amino-acid sequence MASHASTSPGVSPKVLDFLSAVGAGNLGLLKKLASQLDDGRGIARTIADVKDDRGRGALHFAAIGGNIELCKYFLEELRLDVNLKDVEGFTPLHHAAASTHIETAKYLIDQGANHVIPNNKGLTVLHYSAGSGKIELLNFLLSKGVNIDCQSPLGSPLYFSASCAQQDAVKFLLQHRANPNAETVDHLTPLFASVTNSSLECLKLLIQWGAKVNVTLPQGATPLHVAAFKGNLDIINCLLEAGADPNVRDEDGMTPIQLAARSGNRAAVEILFPKTSEIKTIPWSVDGIMVYVQAEYGDMEVSGEAKQKAAEAKSRGDDAFRREDYQAAVDAYTQAIDFDPNDATLLYNRSLCWILLGQAEHALVDAEASSKLRPDRPKVRYREGAALRILQACVHLFSSPLGHHWR is encoded by the exons ATGGCTTCTCATGCGTCTACTTCCCCCGgag TGTCGCCAAAAGTCCTGGATTTTCTGAGTGCTGTTGGGGCCGGAAATCTTGGCTTACTCAAGA AGTTGGCTTCGCAACTTGATGATGGGAGAGGGATCGCAAGAACTATTGCAGATGTTAAGGATGACAGGGGACGTGGGGCACTTCATTTTGCCGCTATAGGGGGCAATATCGAACTGTGCAAGTACTTTTTGGAGGAGTTGAGGCTTGATGTGAACCTGAAAGATGTTGAGG gTTTCACTCCTCTTCATCATGCTGCTGCATCGACACATATTGAAACAGCAAAGTATCTAATAGATCAAGGTGCCAATCATGTTATACCTAATAATAAGGGTCTAACAGTATTGCATTACTCTGCTGGGTCAG GCAAAATTGAATTGCTGAACTTTCTACTTTCTAAAGGGGTCAACATTGATTGTCAAAGCCCTTTAGGCAGCCCTTTATATTTTTCTGCTAGCTGTGCTCAGCAAGATGCTGTAAAATTTCTCTTACAACATCGTGCAAAC CCAAATGCAGAAACTGTTGATCATTTAACTCCGCTCTTTGCATCTGTCACTAACAGTTCGCTTGAATGCTTAAAGCTGTTGATTCAG TGGGGTGCCAAGGTGAATGTTACTTTGCCTCAAGGTGCAACACCTCTGCACGTTGCTGCTTTCAAGGGGAACCTCGACATCATAAATTGCTTACTAGAAGCTGGAGCTGATCCCAACGTCAGAGACGAG GATGGGATGACCCCCATACAACTTGCAGCACGAAGTGGCAATCGTGCAGCCGTGGAGATTCTTTTTCCAAAGACTTCAGAAATCAAAACTATTCCATGGAGTGTGGATGGAATCATGGTGTATGTGCAGGCTGAATATGGTGATATGGAG GTAAGTGGAGAGGCAAAACAGAAAGCTGCAGAAGCAAAATCAAGGGGAGATGATGCTTTTCGAAGAGAGGACTATCAAGCAGCTGTAGATGCTTACACGCAA GCAATAGACTTTGATCCAAATGACGCGACCTTGCTTTACAACCGAAGCCTTTGCTGGATTCTTTTGGGACAAGCTGAACACGCTCTAGTTGATGCAGAGGCCTCTAGCAAACTTAGACCAGATCGGCCCAAAGTTCGCTACAGGGAAGGTGCAGCGTTGCGTATTCTGCAGGCATGTGTTCACTTATTCTCTAGTCCATTAGGCCATCATTGGCGATAG